Part of the Oncorhynchus mykiss isolate Arlee chromosome 12, USDA_OmykA_1.1, whole genome shotgun sequence genome, GAAGAGAAAATTATGACATTTGTGAAGAACGAGCTGAAGATGTTCAAGAGGATTCTTAGTCCAGAACTCCCAGAAGGCTTTGAGAGTCAGAAGCAGGATAAGGAAGTGGTGGATACTGAAGATGAGAAGCTGGAGAGCagtgccagagagggggctctgaagatcacactgcacatcctgaggaaaatgaaccagaaggagcttgctgacacactggagaaatgtaagatctgtctgcctcatgttgaatgctgttttataacatttaaaagttgtagctaaagtacagctaaagtagctgtgtaactcaatgatattgtagcagccttaacactgtaatttttcagagtaaataagtcacggacactagagaagctttaaccaagttgaaTTCTTCCCAAGGGGTCGGTACAGCTGTTattcagacaacaaaacatctgacacaagcactgatatttaaccctttctcctaggctgagtctcctcctccctttctcctaggctgagtctcctcctccctttctcctaggctgagtctcctccctttctcctaggctgagtctcctcctccgCAGCCGAACAGCCAATGTATCTATGTTGCTCTATAaaccttagtgatatctgttcttcctcacttcatctgaccccCCTCCATCACTAATCCATGGCTCTCTCCCCTTTTCAATGCCTGCCACATGTAATCACTTCCCTGCACCAACACATTCCAAGCTTAGTGCatacactatataccttcctcctataaccattaccttctggtgtagaccctccactatataccttcctcctataaccattaccttctggtgtagaccctccactatataccttcctcctataaccattaccttctggtgtagaccctccactatgtaccttcctcctataaccattaccttctggtgtagaccctccactatataccttcctcctataaccattaccttctggtctagaccctccactatataccttcctcctataaccattaccttctggtctAGACCCtctactatataccttcctcctataaccattaccttctggtgtagaccctccactatataccttcctcctataaccattaccttctggtctagaccctccactatataccttcctcctataaccattacattctagtgtagaccctccactatataccttcctcctacagatacccattaccttctggtgtagaccctccactatataccttcctcctacagatacccattaccttctggtgtagaccctccactatatacctccCCCCTATAatcattaccttctggtgtagaccctccactatatacctcccccctataaccattaccttctggtgtagaccctccactatatactgtaccttcctcctacagatacccattaccttctggtgtagaccctccactatataccttcctcctacagatacccattaccttctggtgtagaccctccactatatacctccccctataaccattaccttctggtgtagaccctctactatataccttcctcctataaccattaacttctggtgtagaccctccactatataccttcctcctataaccattaccttctggtgtagaccctccactatataccttcctcctataaccattaccttctggtctagaccctccactatagaccttcctcctataaccattaccttctggtgtagaccctccactatataccttcctcctataaccattaccttctggtctagaccctccactatagaccttcctcctataaccattaccttctggtgtagaccctccactatataccttcctcctacagatacccattaccttctggtctagaccctccactatagaccttcctcctataaccattaccttctggtgtagaccctccactatataccttcctcctatacccattaccttctggtgtagaccctccactatataccttcctcctataaccattaccttctggtgtagaccctccactatataccttcctcctactgatacccattaccttctggtgtagaccctccactatataccttcctcctataaacattaccttctggtgtagaccctccactatataccttcctcctacagatacccattaccttctggtgtagaccctccactatataccttcctcctataaccattaccttctggtgtagaccctccactatataccttcctcctactgatacccattaccttctggtgtagaccctccactatataccttcctcctataaacattaccttctggtgtagaccctccactatataccttcctcctacagatacccattaccttctggtgtagaccctccactatataccttcctacagatacccattaccttctggtgtagaccctctactatataccttcctcctataaccattaccttctggtgtagaccctccactatataccttcctcctacagatacccattaccttctggtgtagaccctccactatataccttcctcctataaacattaccttctggtgtagaccctctactatataccttcctcctataaacattaccttctggtgtagaccctctactatataccttcctcctataaacattaccttctggtgtagaccctctactatataccttcctcctataaacattaccttctggtgtagaccctctactatataccttcctcctataaccattaccttctggtgtagaccctccactatataccttcctcctatacccattaccttctggtgtagaccctccactatataccttcctcctataaccattaccttctggtgtagaccccctaaagtccctcagtgacatgaataagtatatttcatagTCTCAAAAcaacacctagtgacctcatcaagtagcggcagggatgtgttgtgttgatTCATTGAGAGCGTGAGAATTAATAATATAATCAGTCACACCAGTCTGAcacactggagaaatgtaagATCTGTCTATCTCATGTTGAATGCTGTTTTATAACATTTAAAAGCTGTAGCTAAAGTACAACTAAAGTAGCTGTGTAACTTAATGATATTGTAGCAGCCTTAACAcaacacctagtgacctcatcaagtagcagcagggatgtgttgtggtgattcatttagagagagagagagaacattaataATACCatcaataataccaataataatataatcagtcacaccagtctgtaatgcattatgaaaacatttaaacatgtataCAGTCAGTTAAGAGAGTACATTATTATAATGTAAAACTTTATAACAGTCCTACAATAGTGTAGGCATTAAAACAGACGTAATATTAATATCCTCTGTGTTATTTATTCATTCAGATGAGCTCGCTGTGATTTGCCAACGTGAACTCAAATCTAATCTAAAGAAGAAGTTTCAATGTGTATTTGAGGGGATCGCTAAACAaggaaacccaacacttctcaataagatctacacagagctctacatcacagagggtggaacaggagaggtcaataatgaacatgagctgagacagattgagacaacaaccaggaaacaagcaagaccagagactgcaatcaaatgtaacgacatcttcaaacccttaactggacaagacaaacgtatcagaactgtgctgacaaagggagtcgctggcattggaaaaacagtctctgtgcagaagttcattctggactgggctgaaggaaaagcaaatcaggatgtccaatttgtattttcattcccttttcgggagctgaatttgatgaaAAAGGACAAACACACTTTCATTGAACTTCTTAATCACTTCTCAATGGAAACCAAACAATCAATAATCTCCAACTACAACAAGTAcaaagttctgttcatctttgatggtctggatgagtgccgactgcccctagacttccagaagaacaagatctgttgggacgtcacagagtcaacctcagtggatgttctgctgacaaatctcatcaagggaaatctccttccctctgctctcctctggataactacccgacctgcagcagccaataagatcccttcagggtgtgttgaccaggtgacagaggtacgagggttcaatgacccacagaaggaggagtacttcaggaagagattcagtgatgaggacctggccagcagaatcatctcacacataaagacatcaaggagcctccacatcatgtgccacattccagtcttctgttggatttctgcaacagtccttgaacacatgctgaaacataagagagaagagatgcccaagactctgactgagatgtacacacaccttgtggtgtttcataccaaacagaagaatgaaaagtatcttgggaaagaagagacaggtccacactggaataaagagagcattctgtcactgggaaaactggcttttcaacagcttgtgaatggcaatctgattttctatgaagaagacctgaaagaggctggcattgatgtcaatgaagcctcagtgtactcaggattgtgcacacagctctttaaagaggaatgtgggctgtaccaggacaaggtgtactgctttgttcatctgagcattcaggagtttctggctgctgtatatgtgttcctctcattcatcaacaacaatgagAATCTAATGGACAAACTGCAATCAACGTCCAGGAACCTTTTTGCGAGGATCAAACAAAGGCGTAAAGTTACTGTCTACAAGAGTGCTGTGGATAAAGCCTTACAAAGTGAGACAGGAAACCTGGACcttttcctccgcttccttctgggcctctcactggagtccaatcagaagcACTTACGAGGTCTACTGACAAAGACAAGCTGCTCACAGAGCCATGAAGAAACAGTGAAGTACATCAAGGAGAAGATCAGGGAGGATCTCTCTCCAGAGAGGAgcatcaatctgttccactgtctgaatgaactgaatgaccattctctagtggaggagatccaaAGATACCTGAGATCAGGAAGTCTCTCAGAAGCCAAGCTGTCACCtgcacagtggtcagctctgatctttgtgttgctgacttcagaaaaggagctggatgtgtttgacctgaagaaatactccagatcagaggaaggtcttCTTAGGCTGCTGCCAGTGGTCAAAGCCTCCAGAGCTTCTCTGTGAGTACATCAAATGACATTTAAGAACTAATCATCAGGAAGAAATATTGAATTTAGGGAATATAAGATTATATTGAATAACATATTGAATCAATGCTGTGTGGTGTTCACAATAGTATAACAATATGACCATTCAAATTTAGGAGATGGAATTAGAATCTAAATGTTGTTTGGGAGAATAAACCAAATGCATCTGCCATTGTCCTTTGCTACTCGTTAAATTAACAGTCTGTTTGTGAAGTCATGATGAtctctttgcaggctgtcaggctgtggagtcacagaggaaggctgtgcttctctggtctcagctctggagtcaaacccctcacacctgagagagctggatctgagtaacaatgacctgaaggattcaggagtgaagctgctctctgttggactggggaatccccactgtaaactggagactctgaggtcagtattcctgtagttggtcaacaagtgataactgttcaccagatccacatgtgtttaccagacaaacatagtccacaccatatgtgtttggaCAGTGAAGATTACAGTTTTATATTTGGTGCTTTGCTCCagtattttggatttgagatataATGTTTCATATTAGGAGACAGTGGTCAAAGCCTCCAGAGCTGCTCTGTGAgtaaatacaatgacattcaagtACTAATCAGCTAGAATAAATATTCAGTTTAGAGAAAAATATGTATTATAATATGTGTATAATATTATATTTATAAAACATATTGAATAAATGCATTGATTTTCACATTAGTATAACAATATGACCATACAATTCTAGGAGATGGAAAATTCATCTATATGTTGTTTTGGATAATTAACCAAATGCATCTGCCATTGTCCTTCTACACTACTCATTAAATTAACAGTGTGTTTGTGAAGTCATGATGATCTCTTtgtcaggctgtcaggctgtggagtcacagaggaaggctgtgcttctctggtctcagctctgaggtcaaacccctcacacctgagagagctggatctgagtaacaatgacctgaaggattcaggagtgaagctgctctctgctggactggggaatccccactgtaaactggagactctgaggtccGTATTATCAGatatgaaagcactttatgtatgtagttctCCCATTTGAAAAAGTCGTAATTAATATAATTTGCAGTTTGTCTcggttgtgttttatgtttttcctaatagaaactgaatggtgaataatgtcctgtcattttggagtcacttcacttgtattgtcagtaagaatataagatgtttctgaacacttctacattcatgtggatgctactatgATGATGAATAATCAGGAATGAATCGAgaataatgatgaatgagaaagttacagaggcacaaagatcagaccccctctgttattggtaatggtgagaggttagtatgttttgttgtatcctctgttattggtaatggtgagaggttagtatgttttgttgtatcctctgttattggtaatggtgagaggttagcatgttttgttgtatcctctgttattggtaatggtgagaggttagtatgttttgttgtagtctctgttattggtaatggtgagaggttagtatgttttgttgtatcctctgttattggtaatggtgaggggttagtatgttttgttgtatcctctgttattggtaatggtgagaggttagcatgttttgttgtagtctctgttattggtaatggtgaggggttagtatgttttgttgtatcctctgttattggtaatggtgagaggttagcatgttttgttgtatcctctgttattggtaagggtgagaggttagtatgttttgttgtatcctctgttattggtaatgatgagaggttagcatgttttgttatagtctctgttattggtaatggtgagaggttagcatgttttgttgtagcctctgttatttgtaatgatgagaggtttgtaatgttttgttgtagtctctgttattggtaatggtgagaggttagcatgttttgttgtatcctctgttattggtaatggtgagaggttagcatgttttgttgtatcctctgttattggtaatggtgagaggttagcatgttttgttgtggcCTCTGTTATTTGTAATGGTGAGATGTTACCGTGTTTTGTTttagcctctgtaactttctcactcattattcatTCATGATCTTTCTCAATCATGGCAGTCACAGGCTTGATGTCTCATTGTTCAAATAAtctgggaccaaaacaaactgcaaatgcaaccAACGAGTTTACGACCAAATActcaacttttgactactttaatacactataagGTAATTGGTCAGATTACTGATGACTTCTTGGGGAGACTGGAAACATAAAGggctttcatttattttattatttattattatatttactTTATTTTTCTAAATGGTGAAACAGACTGATACTGCTTTTTAAACTGGTCTTGTCAGTCGACTATAATATTTGTACTTTTCATGTTTCTCTCTACTAGTAATATTATGATAATTTATAATGATAACTGGTCTGTACATTTTTCTCTCAACAAGCAATACTTTGATAATTTGTCATTTATAATAATGATACATTCATTTATGAATAGATATGGCAGGTTTCAGGACACTGATGTATCTGAAAATGTTGAAAAATATACTGCCACTATTTTAACCACCAAAGAATAGCAGTGtgattttaatatgatttgactctttgcaggctgtcaggctgtggagtcacagaggaaggctgtgtttctctggtctcagctctgaggtcaaacccctcacacctgagagagctggacctgagtaacaatgacctgaaggattcaggagtgaagctgctctctgctatAATGGagaatccccactgtaaactggagactctgaggtcagtattatcagatatgaaagcactttatgtatgtagttctCCCATTTGAAAAAGTCGTAATTCATATAATTTGCAGTTTGTCTCGGTTGTGTTTTAGATGTTTTCCTAATAGAAtctgaatggtgaataatgtcctgtcattttggagtcacttcacttgtattgtcagtaagaatagaagatgtttctgaacacttctacattcatgtggatgctactatgATGATGAATAATCAGGAATGAATCGAgaataatgatgaatgagaaagttacagaggcacaaagatcagaccccctctgttattggtaatggtgagaggttagcatgttttgttgtagcctctgttattggtaatggtgagaggttagcatgctttgttgtagcctctgttattggtaatggtgagaggttagtatgttttgttgtatcctctgttattggtaatggtgagaggttagcatgttttgttgtggcctctgttattggtaatggtgagaggttagcatgttttgttgtagactctgttactggtaatggtgagaggttagcatgttttgttgtagcctctgttattggtaatggtgagaggttagtatgttttgttgtagcctctgttattggtaatggtgagaggttagcatgttttgttgtagactctgttactggtaatggtgagaggttagcatgttttgttgtagcctctgttattggtaatggtgagaggttagcatgttttgttgtagcctctgttattggtaatggtgagaggttagtatgttttgttgtagcctctgttattggtgatggtgagaggttagcatgttttgttgtagcctctgttattggtaatggtgagaggttagcatgttttgttgtagtctctgttattggtaatggtgagaggttagcatgttttgttgtagcctctgttattggtaatggtgagaggttaacatgttttgttgtagtctctgttattggtaatggtgagaggttagcatgttttgttgtagcctctgttattggtaatggtgagaggttagcatgttttgttgtagcctctgttattggtaatggtgagaggttagcatgttttgttgtagtctctgttattggtaatggtgagaggttagcatgttttgttgtagcctctgttattggtaatggtgagaggttagcatgttttgttgtagcctatgttattggtaatgatgagaggttagtatgttttgttgtagcctctgttattggtaatggtgagaggttagtatgttttgttgtagcctctgttattggaaatggtgagaggttagcatgttttgttgtagcctctgttattggtaatggtgagaggttagcatgttttgttgtagtctctgttattggtaatggtgagaggttagcatgttttgttgtagacCTCAATCCAAAATGTTGGAGAATAGAGCCACATTTGAAATGTTAgcttcactgtctaaatagatatggtgtggactgtatactcaatacaatctaaatctgatacctcactgtctaaatagatatggtgtggactgtatactcaatacaatctaaatctgattcctcactgtctaaatagatatggtgtggactgtatactcaatacaatctaaatctgatacctcactgtctaaatagatatggtgtggactgtatactcaatacaatctaaatctgatacctcactgtctaaatagatatggtgtggactgtttactcaatacaatctaaatctgatacctcactgtctaaatagatatggtgtggactgtatactcaatacaatctaaatctgatacctcactgtctaaatagatatggtgtggactgtatactcaatacaatctaaatctgatacctcactgtctaaatagatatggtgtggactgtatactcaatacaatctaaatctgattcctcactgtctaaatagatatggtgtggactgtatactcaatacaatctaaatctgatacctcactgtctaaatagatatggtgtggactgtatactcaatacaatctaaatctgatacctcactgtctaaatagatatggtgtggactgtatactcaatacaatctaaatctgatacctcactgtctaaatagatatggtgtggactgtatactcaatacaatctaaatctgattcctcattgtctaaatagatatggtgtggactgtatactcaatacaatctaaatctgatacctcactgtctgtcttctgactgatactgcttttaaactggtctggtcagtctACTATAATATTTGTTCTCTCTATAAGCAACactttgatgattagttgataaAACATATATACTGTCACTATTTTCACCACCAAAGAATATCTGTGtgattttaatatgatttgactctttgcaggctgtcaggctgtctagtcacagaggaaggctgtgcttctctggcctcagctctgaggtcaaacccctcacacctgagagagctggacctgagtaacaatcacccaggagactcaggagtcagactgctctctgctagactggaggatccacactgcagactggagaaactcaagtatgtagagggtttatgtcaatgttcatatcagaCATGTTTGACTTATCAGGCTAGTTAAGACAAACATTCTGACCACCACTTGGACAAAGTTATatgctgactgtgtgtgtgtgtgtgagttcagtttgtctctgtgtccagtgtgtgtgtgtccagtgtgtgtctgtgtgagtccagtgtgtgtgtgtgtgtgtgtgtgtgtgtgtgtgtgtgtgtgagtgagttcaggtgtatccctcaatgactgtctgttcttctgcttaccgctacagtgtggaacatggtggagagaacagaatgaaaccTGGGCCtagaaaatgtgagtgttgactgCTGTGAAGAATATGACTAAGAATAAGTCTTAATTCAAGTTAATTCAAGTCAAAGACCACCATCATGACTTACTTGGTCATATTAAATATCAGCTGTAGTTCTACCAAAGCAGAAATCAGGGACACCAATGTTTACAACGAGTtgatttgactgtgtgtgtgtgtgtgtgtgtgtgtgtgtgtgtgtgtaattaatgggaataagtgtgttttatattaccatacagtacaacacatgatcattcaacaagtctcaagttaccttaacttctccttttgatacctagaaacatctacattaaatgaattagtgaaaagtgagttaacattctaatgtgaatgatgatgatttctaatattgtgtctggtttcatccatcagatgtctgtgatctcacactggacccaaacacagtaaacagactcctctctctgtctgaggagaacagaaaggtgacatgtaggagagaggagcagccgtatcctgatcacccagagagatttgaggACTGGGAacaggtgctgtgtagagagggtctgactgggcgctgttactgggaggtagagtggagtgggagagggggtgCTGTTataggagtgacatataaaggaatcagcaggagaggaaggggtgatgACAGTAGGCTTGGATGGAATGACAAGTCCTGGAGTCTGACCTGCTCTGACAACAGTTACACTGCCTGGCACAATAATAATCGGACTCTCATAGACGTCCCCTCCTCCAGCtcccacagagtaggag contains:
- the LOC118937840 gene encoding NLR family CARD domain-containing protein 3-like is translated as MKVTLDDLMIIQTVFLLRDKRGQCSKMSLSGKREEGGPASKIHLSEGHDTKAKRPIKQERPASPVPSCVSMKSDQSMILPINFREGDFSTEQRNQQGRSESEILSGQSSQSHQTDLASIFSLLEEKIMTFVKNELKMFKRILSPELPEGFESQKQDKEVVDTEDEKLESSAREGALKITLHILRKMNQKELADTLEKYELAVICQRELKSNLKKKFQCVFEGIAKQGNPTLLNKIYTELYITEGGTGEVNNEHELRQIETTTRKQARPETAIKCNDIFKPLTGQDKRIRTVLTKGVAGIGKTVSVQKFILDWAEGKANQDVQFVFSFPFRELNLMKKDKHTFIELLNHFSMETKQSIISNYNKYKVLFIFDGLDECRLPLDFQKNKICWDVTESTSVDVLLTNLIKGNLLPSALLWITTRPAAANKIPSGCVDQVTEVRGFNDPQKEEYFRKRFSDEDLASRIISHIKTSRSLHIMCHIPVFCWISATVLEHMLKHKREEMPKTLTEMYTHLVVFHTKQKNEKYLGKEETGPHWNKESILSLGKLAFQQLVNGNLIFYEEDLKEAGIDVNEASVYSGLCTQLFKEECGLYQDKVYCFVHLSIQEFLAAVYVFLSFINNNENLMDKLQSTSRNLFARIKQRRKVTVYKSAVDKALQSETGNLDLFLRFLLGLSLESNQKHLRGLLTKTSCSQSHEETVKYIKEKIREDLSPERSINLFHCLNELNDHSLVEEIQRYLRSGSLSEAKLSPAQWSALIFVLLTSEKELDVFDLKKYSRSEEGLLRLLPVVKASRASLLSGCGVTEEGCASLVSALESNPSHLRELDLSNNDLKDSGVKLLSVGLGNPHCKLETLRLSGCLVTEEGCASLASALRSNPSHLRELDLSNNHPGDSGVRLLSARLEDPHCRLEKLNVEHGGENRMKPGPRKYVCDLTLDPNTVNRLLSLSEENRKVTCRREEQPYPDHPERFEDWEQVLCREGLTGRCYWEVEWSGRGGAVIGVTYKGISRRGRGDDSRLGWNDKSWSLTCSDNSYTAWHNNNRTLIDVPSSSSHRVGVYLDWPAGTLSFYRASSDTLTHLITFTSTFTEPLYSGFGVWWEGDSVSL